The proteins below come from a single Drosophila kikkawai strain 14028-0561.14 chromosome 3R, DkikHiC1v2, whole genome shotgun sequence genomic window:
- the LOC108075514 gene encoding uncharacterized protein, whose protein sequence is MSSHPLSLGKFAQRGATMYIYPVPSSFKCFYHSQRIAQRASERALPRKVIGVKKTLVNQMQGMVRSSDPSKLPAYKTYGKTRLFSSSSSLKSSSGSLSSRRCMSSGLKKPQQQQWEEDSKTETFFRNNRTTLSATQRGYNTSPIFGRGLATQAARDISRSIQEELMVVNDETRHMLNCNPNRHDRRDFQEQPNADPMQGWNHPMSYKTMPSEHDGIPEELELEARQNRPRRRQLIMGYASHAANVAARNRETLAKPPHSQQLNPNPKSKVGQLSSMYSSNAQERLSELRSPLTRYVPQATSEKDSDDGLMDVAIARATRADFTNARGMPRAEDEEPDSLYEQPPAERELLKQAFLRGTRHADQGRMDELHYESSAGIGSNDALISASRQVINQKFAGFQHLTSAQKWRAPQLVESVNPTPQLNPRAVSEARGSVLMQPGKRHSTARMSTKRLATPRFFGGLGESDTSTPSETGERKRDDNDDVSRNESWSRHQEQEPRDVEPPRAIKQNRVMASGPQRQRSIYQITMQDKNRRQSEMKARSRNVSIAGRMTTTKGEKRDHRPIKPEDLDPENDIEMPSEYDRKSAVQRLGPAIPAEYGTRAFNSY, encoded by the coding sequence ATGAGTAGCCATCCTTTAAGCCTAGGCAAATTCGCCCAGCGTGGCGCCACTATGTATATCTATCCGGTGCCTTCGTCCTTTAAGTGCTTCTATCACAGTCAGAGGATTGCCCAAAGGGCTTCCGAGAGGGCTCTGCCTCGCAAAGTGATCGGCGTGAAGAAGACGCTGGTCAACCAGATGCAGGGCATGGTCCGCAGTTCCGATCCTTCGAAGCTGCCTGCTTACAAGACCTACGGCAAAACTCGGCTGTTCTCCTCTTCAAGCAGCCTAAAGAGCAGTTCGGGCAGTTTATCGTCCCGCCGCTGCATGAGCAGTGGGCTAAAgaagccgcagcagcagcagtgggaAGAGGATTCCAAGACTGAAACCTTTTTCCGCAACAATAGGACCACTTTGTCGGCCACCCAGCGAGGGTACAATACGTCGCCGATTTTCGGCAGAGGCTTGGCCACACAGGCGGCTAGGGACATTAGCCGTTCCATTCAGGAGGAGCTAATGGTTGTGAATGACGAAACGCGCCACATGCTAAACTGCAATCCCAATCGCCATGACAGGCGTGACTTCCAAGAACAGCCCAATGCCGATCCGATGCAGGGCTGGAACCATCCGATGTCCTACAAGACCATGCCCAGTGAACACGATGGCATCCCAGAGGAGCTGGAACTGGAGGCCCGTCAGAATAGGCCACGTCGCCGGCAGTTGATCATGGGTTACGCCAGTCATGCGGCAAATGTGGCCGCGCGCAATCGCGAGACCCTAGCCAAGCCACCACATTCCCAACAGctcaatcccaatcccaagtCCAAGGTTGGCCAGTTGTCAAGCATGTACAGCTCTAATGCCCAGGAGAGGCTCTCTGAGCTGCGGTCGCCGCTGACTCGTTATGTGCCCCAGGCAACCAGCGAAAAGGACTCTGATGATGGACTAATGGATGTGGCCATAGCCAGGGCCACTCGTGCAGATTTCACGAATGCCCGGGGCATGCCAAGAGCTGAGGACGAGGAGCCTGATTCGCTGTACGAGCAACCCCCCGCCGAGAGGGAGTTACTGAAGCAGGCTTTCCTCAGAGGAACCCGGCACGCGGACCAGGGGCGAATGGACGAGCTTCACTACGAGTCCTCCGCTGGCATCGGAAGCAACGACGCGCTGATCAGTGCCTCGCGGCAAGTGATCAACCAGAAGTTCGCCGGATTCCAGCACTTGACGAGCGCGCAGAAATGGAGGGCCCCACAATTGGTGGAGTCGGTCAACCCGACGCCCCAGCTTAATCCTCGGGCTGTCAGTGAAGCCCGCGGAAGTGTGCTGATGCAGCCGGGCAAGAGACACTCCACCGCGAGGATGAGCACCAAACGGTTGGCCACCCCCCGTTTCTTTGGGGGACTTGGCGAGTCGGACACGTCGACCCCGAGCGAGACGGGGGAGCGCAAGCGGGATGACAATGACGACGTGAGTAGGAACGAATCTTGGAGCCGGCACCAGGAGCAAGAACCCAGGGATGTCGAGCCCCCCAGGGCTATTAAGCAGAATCGCGTGATGGCCAGCGGGCCGCAGCGCCAGCGCTCGATATACCAGATAACCATGCAGGACAAGAACCGCCGACAGTCTGAGATGAAGGCTCGTAGCAGGAATGTATCCATCGCAGGCCGCATGACCACTACCAAGGGCGAGAAGAGGGACCACAGGCCGATCAAGCCGGAGGATTTGGATCCTGAGAACGATATCGAAATGCCCTCGGAGTATGACAGGAAGTCTGCTGTCCAGCGTCTCGGCCCAGCTATTCCCGCCGAGTATGGTACTCGCGCCTTCAATAGCTACTAA
- the mtd gene encoding TLD domain-containing protein 2 isoform X22, whose translation MKMCELIVSHGLDREVLSMSTDEYRKTSLFATGSFDLDFPIPDLIGKTEILTEEHREKLCSHLPARAEGYSWSLIFSTSQHGFALNSLYRKMARLESPVLIVIEDTEHNVFGALTSCSLHVSDHFYGTGESLLYKFNPSFKVFHWTGENMYFIKGNMESLSIGAGDGRFGLWLDGDLNQGRSQHCSTYGNEPLAPQEDFVIKTLECWAFV comes from the exons GTGCTGTCCATGAGCACAGATGAATATCGCAAGACCTCACTCTTTGCCACCGGCTCCTTTGACCTGGACTTCCCCATACCAGATCTGATTGGCAAGACAGAAATCCTCACAGAGGAGCACCG CGAGAAGCTCTGCTCACATCTGCCAGCCAGAGCCGAAGGCTACTCCTGGTCCCTCATATTCAGCACATCGCAACATGGTTTCGCACTGAACTCCCTCTACCGCAAAATGGCGCGTCTGGAGAGTCCAGTTCTGATTGTCATCGAGGATACAGAGCACAAT GTATTCGGTGCTCTGACCTCTTGCTCGCTGCACGTGTCGGATCACTTTTACGGCACTGGCGAGTCCCTGCTCTACAAGTTCAACCCCAGCTTCAAGGTGTTCCATTGGACTGGCGAGAACATGTACTTCATTAAGGGCAACATGGAGAGCCTTTCGATTGGCGCCGGAGA TGGTCGCTTCGGTCTGTGGCTGGATGGTGATCTGAACCAGGGACGGTCGCAGCATTGCAGCACATACGGCAACGAGCCACTGGCGCCACAAGAAGACTTTGTTATCAAAACACTCGAATGCTGGGCATTTGTTTAA
- the mtd gene encoding TLD domain-containing protein 2 isoform X21, with protein sequence MSAKTMKISKIARYIKKRVLSMSTDEYRKTSLFATGSFDLDFPIPDLIGKTEILTEEHREKLCSHLPARAEGYSWSLIFSTSQHGFALNSLYRKMARLESPVLIVIEDTEHNVFGALTSCSLHVSDHFYGTGESLLYKFNPSFKVFHWTGENMYFIKGNMESLSIGAGDGRFGLWLDGDLNQGRSQHCSTYGNEPLAPQEDFVIKTLECWAFV encoded by the exons GTGCTGTCCATGAGCACAGATGAATATCGCAAGACCTCACTCTTTGCCACCGGCTCCTTTGACCTGGACTTCCCCATACCAGATCTGATTGGCAAGACAGAAATCCTCACAGAGGAGCACCG CGAGAAGCTCTGCTCACATCTGCCAGCCAGAGCCGAAGGCTACTCCTGGTCCCTCATATTCAGCACATCGCAACATGGTTTCGCACTGAACTCCCTCTACCGCAAAATGGCGCGTCTGGAGAGTCCAGTTCTGATTGTCATCGAGGATACAGAGCACAAT GTATTCGGTGCTCTGACCTCTTGCTCGCTGCACGTGTCGGATCACTTTTACGGCACTGGCGAGTCCCTGCTCTACAAGTTCAACCCCAGCTTCAAGGTGTTCCATTGGACTGGCGAGAACATGTACTTCATTAAGGGCAACATGGAGAGCCTTTCGATTGGCGCCGGAGA TGGTCGCTTCGGTCTGTGGCTGGATGGTGATCTGAACCAGGGACGGTCGCAGCATTGCAGCACATACGGCAACGAGCCACTGGCGCCACAAGAAGACTTTGTTATCAAAACACTCGAATGCTGGGCATTTGTTTAA